A window of Triplophysa dalaica isolate WHDGS20190420 chromosome 7, ASM1584641v1, whole genome shotgun sequence contains these coding sequences:
- the brsk1b gene encoding serine/threonine-protein kinase BRSK2 isoform X2, with the protein MSSKELSGSQAAQYVGPYRLEKTLGKGQTGLVKLGVHCITAQKVAIKIVNREKLSESVLMKVEREIAILKLIEHPHVLKLYDVYENNKYLYLVLEHVSGGELFDYLVKKGRLTPKEARKFFRQIISALDFCHSHSICHRDLKPENLLLDEKNNIRIADFGMASLQVGDSLLETSCGSPHYACPEVIRGEKYDGRRADVWSCGVILFALLVGALPFDHDNLRQLLEKVKSGVFHMPHFIPPDCQALLRGMIEVNPEKRLTLEEIQKHAWYQGGRNEPCPEQPPPRRVCVKRILSLTDLDPDVLESMHSLGCFRDRVKLTRDLQCEEENQEKLIYYLLLDRKERYPSYEDEHLPPRNDVDPPRKRVDSPMLTRHGRCRPERKSLEVLSVTEQGSPTPPRRALDTSAHSQRSRSVSGASTGLSSSPLSSPRVTPQGSPLPTPLGTPVHHPQHPPPTPPSSSSSSSSSRAEGGGGVGGGSLSLTPPSSPGGSGGMASSSSAHWRTRLNSFKNNLLGSPRFHRRRLQVPTSEDMSSLTPESSPELAKKSWFGNFISLEREEQIFVVIRDKPLSSIKADIVHAFLSIPSLSHSVISQTSFRAEYKSSGGPSVFQKPVKFQVDIAFSEGEREREREKERDREREGRRETGIYSVTFTLLSGPSRRFKRVVETIQAQLLSTHDQPSVQALADEKNGLSSRPPSTPTRQNSRRSEGGCDRGERAERGEGSSIGGSGSVLQRKGSGKDKTRLLSSNGTQSQP; encoded by the exons ATGTCCAGTAAGGAGTTGTCGGGGAGTCAGGCAGCTCAGTATGTCGGGCCCTATCGACTGGAAAAGACGCTGGGAAAGGGCCAAACAG GTCTGGTGAAGTTAGGAGTTCATTGTATTACAGCACAGAAGGTGGCCATAAAGATAGTTAACAGAGAAAAGCTGTCAGAGTCTGTTCTTATGAAA gtggagagagagatagctATTCTTAAACTAATAGAACACCCTCATGTCCTTAAACTGTATGATGTGTACGAGAATAACAAATATCT GTATTTAGTACTGGAGCATGTGTCTGGTGGGGAGCTATTTGACTACCTGGTAAAGAAAGGCAGATTGACCCCTAAAGAGGCTCGGAAATTCTTCAGACAAATCATATCTGCTCTGGACTTCTGTCACAGTCACTCTATATG CCACAGAGATCTTAAACCTGAAAACCTCCTGCTGGATGAGAAGAATAACATCAGAATTGCTGACTTTGGTATGGCTTCCCTACAGGTTGGGGACAGTCTTCTGGAGACCAGTTGTGG ATCACCTCATTATGCATGTCCTGAGGTCATCAGG GGTGAGAAATATGATGGACGCAGGGCAGATGTGTGGAGCTGTGGAGTAATCCTCTTCGCTCTTCTGGTG GGAGCCCTACCCTTCGACCACGATAACCTGCGGCAACTGCTGGAGAAGGTGAAGAGTGGAGTGTTTCACATGCCTCACTTCATTCCTCCAGACTGTCAGGCTCTCCTCCGTGGCATGATTGAGGTCAACCCTGAGAAACGCCTGACG ttGGAAGAAATACAAAAGCACGCCTGGTATCA AGGGGGCAGGAATGAGCCGTGTCCAGAGCAGCCTCCCCCGAGACGCGTGTGCGTAAAGAGGATTCTGTCTCTTACCGATCTGGACCCTGATGTTCTGGAGAGTATGCATTCCCTGGGCTGCTTCAGAGACCGTGTTAAACTCACCAGAGACCTGCAGTGTGAAGA aGAAAACCAGGAGAAGTTGATCTACTATCTTCTGTTGGACAGGAAGGAGCGTTACCCCAGCTACGAAGATGAACATCTTCCACCCAGAAACGATGTTG ATCCTCCTCGTAAGCGAGTAGACTCGCCCATGTTGACCCGTCACGGGCGCTGTCGGCCGGAGAGAAAAAGTCTAGAGGTACTGAGTGTAACAGAGCAGGGCTCTCCGACACCTCCACGCAGAGCACTGGATACCTCTGCACATAGCCAGAG ATCCCGATCGGTTAGCGGAGCTTCAACCGGCCTCTCGTCTAGTCCCCTCAGCAGCCCTAGA GTTACCCCACAGGGCTCCCCACTCCCCACCCCTCTGGGGACCCCTGTGCACCATCCCCAGCACCCCCCTCCCACCccgccctcttcctcctcctcttcttcctcctcacGAGCTGAAGGGGGTGGTGGTGTGGGTGGTGGTTCCCTCTCCCTAACTCCACCCTCCAGCCCTGGGGGGAGCGGTGGAATGGCTTCCAGTAGCTCCGCCCACTGGAGGACACGCCTCAATTCTTTCAAAAACAACCTTCTGGGTTCACCGCGCTTCCACCGCCGAAGGCTACAGG TTCCTACATCAGAGGACATGTCCAGTTTAACACCAGAGTCCAGTCCTGA GCTGGCCAAGAAATCCTGGTTTGGAAACTTCATCAGTCTGGAGAGGGAAGAGCAGATCTTTGTTGTGATTAGAGACAAACCGTTGAGCTCTATCAAGGCTGATATTGTCCACGCCTTTTTATCA ATTCCCTCCCTGAGTCACAGTGTCATCTCTCAGACAAGTTTCCGTGCAGAATATAAGTCCTCCGGAGGTCCGTCCGTCTTCCAGAAGCCTGTCAAATTTCAGGTCGACATCGCCTTctctgagggagagagagagcgagagagagagaaagagagagacagagagagagaaggaaggagggagactggcatctaCAGTGTCACCTTCACCCTCTTATCAG GCCCAAGTCGCAGGTTTAAGAGGGTGGTAGAGACCATTCAAGCTCAGCTTCTCAGTACCCACGACCAGCCCTCTGTGCAAGCGCTAGCAG ATGAGAAGAATGGGCTTTCGTCTCGCCCACCCAGCACACCAACCCGTCAAAACTCTCGTCGTTCGGAGGGCGGGTGCGATCGCGGTGAGCGAGCGGAACGAGGAGAAGGGAGCAGTATTGGGGGTAGCGGAAGCGTTCTACAAAGAAAAGGGTCTGGCAAGGATAAAACTCGTCTCCTTTCCTCAAATGGAACGCAGTCTCAGCCCTAA
- the brsk1b gene encoding serine/threonine-protein kinase BRSK1 isoform X3 — protein sequence MASLQVGDSLLETSCGSPHYACPEVIRGEKYDGRRADVWSCGVILFALLVGALPFDHDNLRQLLEKVKSGVFHMPHFIPPDCQALLRGMIEVNPEKRLTLEEIQKHAWYQGGRNEPCPEQPPPRRVCVKRILSLTDLDPDVLESMHSLGCFRDRVKLTRDLQCEEENQEKLIYYLLLDRKERYPSYEDEHLPPRNDVDPPRKRVDSPMLTRHGRCRPERKSLEVLSVTEQGSPTPPRRALDTSAHSQRSRSVSGASTGLSSSPLSSPRSPVFTFSQTEVTSASATQSKDPKAGSSTTPRVSQRVPDQKTQTLPSKAPSERPHLQSMKSLPLQTPPSPSPSPSPLLSPIPRFFFPTPSVLKSVTKTIYPNSAHVSQVTPQGSPLPTPLGTPVHHPQHPPPTPPSSSSSSSSSRAEGGGGVGGGSLSLTPPSSPGGSGGMASSSSAHWRTRLNSFKNNLLGSPRFHRRRLQVPTSEDMSSLTPESSPELAKKSWFGNFISLEREEQIFVVIRDKPLSSIKADIVHAFLSIPSLSHSVISQTSFRAEYKSSGGPSVFQKPVKFQVDIAFSEGEREREREKERDREREGRRETGIYSVTFTLLSGPSRRFKRVVETIQAQLLSTHDQPSVQALADEKNGLSSRPPSTPTRQNSRRSEGGCDRGERAERGEGSSIGGSGSVLQRKGSGKDKTRLLSSNGTQSQP from the exons ATGGCTTCCCTACAGGTTGGGGACAGTCTTCTGGAGACCAGTTGTGG ATCACCTCATTATGCATGTCCTGAGGTCATCAGG GGTGAGAAATATGATGGACGCAGGGCAGATGTGTGGAGCTGTGGAGTAATCCTCTTCGCTCTTCTGGTG GGAGCCCTACCCTTCGACCACGATAACCTGCGGCAACTGCTGGAGAAGGTGAAGAGTGGAGTGTTTCACATGCCTCACTTCATTCCTCCAGACTGTCAGGCTCTCCTCCGTGGCATGATTGAGGTCAACCCTGAGAAACGCCTGACG ttGGAAGAAATACAAAAGCACGCCTGGTATCA AGGGGGCAGGAATGAGCCGTGTCCAGAGCAGCCTCCCCCGAGACGCGTGTGCGTAAAGAGGATTCTGTCTCTTACCGATCTGGACCCTGATGTTCTGGAGAGTATGCATTCCCTGGGCTGCTTCAGAGACCGTGTTAAACTCACCAGAGACCTGCAGTGTGAAGA aGAAAACCAGGAGAAGTTGATCTACTATCTTCTGTTGGACAGGAAGGAGCGTTACCCCAGCTACGAAGATGAACATCTTCCACCCAGAAACGATGTTG ATCCTCCTCGTAAGCGAGTAGACTCGCCCATGTTGACCCGTCACGGGCGCTGTCGGCCGGAGAGAAAAAGTCTAGAGGTACTGAGTGTAACAGAGCAGGGCTCTCCGACACCTCCACGCAGAGCACTGGATACCTCTGCACATAGCCAGAG ATCCCGATCGGTTAGCGGAGCTTCAACCGGCCTCTCGTCTAGTCCCCTCAGCAGCCCTAGA AGCCCAGTTTTCACCTTCAGCCAAACTGAAGTCACCTCTGCTTCCGCCACCCAGTCCAAAGACCCCAAAGCAGGAAGTTCCACCACGCCCCGGGTGTCCCAACGCGTGCCTGACCAAAAGACCCAGACCCTACCATCCAAAGCCCCCTCCGAGCGCCCCCACCTGCAGTCTATGAAGTCCCTCCCCCTGCAAACTCCTCCGTCTCCCTCCCCTTCCCCCTCTCCGCTCCTGTCCCCCATCCCTCGCTTCTTCTTCCCCACTCCTTCTGTCCTGAAGTCTGTCACTAAGACCATCTATCCTAACTCTGCCCATGTGTCGCAGGTTACCCCACAGGGCTCCCCACTCCCCACCCCTCTGGGGACCCCTGTGCACCATCCCCAGCACCCCCCTCCCACCccgccctcttcctcctcctcttcttcctcctcacGAGCTGAAGGGGGTGGTGGTGTGGGTGGTGGTTCCCTCTCCCTAACTCCACCCTCCAGCCCTGGGGGGAGCGGTGGAATGGCTTCCAGTAGCTCCGCCCACTGGAGGACACGCCTCAATTCTTTCAAAAACAACCTTCTGGGTTCACCGCGCTTCCACCGCCGAAGGCTACAGG TTCCTACATCAGAGGACATGTCCAGTTTAACACCAGAGTCCAGTCCTGA GCTGGCCAAGAAATCCTGGTTTGGAAACTTCATCAGTCTGGAGAGGGAAGAGCAGATCTTTGTTGTGATTAGAGACAAACCGTTGAGCTCTATCAAGGCTGATATTGTCCACGCCTTTTTATCA ATTCCCTCCCTGAGTCACAGTGTCATCTCTCAGACAAGTTTCCGTGCAGAATATAAGTCCTCCGGAGGTCCGTCCGTCTTCCAGAAGCCTGTCAAATTTCAGGTCGACATCGCCTTctctgagggagagagagagcgagagagagagaaagagagagacagagagagagaaggaaggagggagactggcatctaCAGTGTCACCTTCACCCTCTTATCAG GCCCAAGTCGCAGGTTTAAGAGGGTGGTAGAGACCATTCAAGCTCAGCTTCTCAGTACCCACGACCAGCCCTCTGTGCAAGCGCTAGCAG ATGAGAAGAATGGGCTTTCGTCTCGCCCACCCAGCACACCAACCCGTCAAAACTCTCGTCGTTCGGAGGGCGGGTGCGATCGCGGTGAGCGAGCGGAACGAGGAGAAGGGAGCAGTATTGGGGGTAGCGGAAGCGTTCTACAAAGAAAAGGGTCTGGCAAGGATAAAACTCGTCTCCTTTCCTCAAATGGAACGCAGTCTCAGCCCTAA
- the brsk1b gene encoding serine/threonine-protein kinase BRSK1 isoform X1: protein MSSKELSGSQAAQYVGPYRLEKTLGKGQTGLVKLGVHCITAQKVAIKIVNREKLSESVLMKVEREIAILKLIEHPHVLKLYDVYENNKYLYLVLEHVSGGELFDYLVKKGRLTPKEARKFFRQIISALDFCHSHSICHRDLKPENLLLDEKNNIRIADFGMASLQVGDSLLETSCGSPHYACPEVIRGEKYDGRRADVWSCGVILFALLVGALPFDHDNLRQLLEKVKSGVFHMPHFIPPDCQALLRGMIEVNPEKRLTLEEIQKHAWYQGGRNEPCPEQPPPRRVCVKRILSLTDLDPDVLESMHSLGCFRDRVKLTRDLQCEEENQEKLIYYLLLDRKERYPSYEDEHLPPRNDVDPPRKRVDSPMLTRHGRCRPERKSLEVLSVTEQGSPTPPRRALDTSAHSQRSRSVSGASTGLSSSPLSSPRSPVFTFSQTEVTSASATQSKDPKAGSSTTPRVSQRVPDQKTQTLPSKAPSERPHLQSMKSLPLQTPPSPSPSPSPLLSPIPRFFFPTPSVLKSVTKTIYPNSAHVSQVTPQGSPLPTPLGTPVHHPQHPPPTPPSSSSSSSSSRAEGGGGVGGGSLSLTPPSSPGGSGGMASSSSAHWRTRLNSFKNNLLGSPRFHRRRLQVPTSEDMSSLTPESSPELAKKSWFGNFISLEREEQIFVVIRDKPLSSIKADIVHAFLSIPSLSHSVISQTSFRAEYKSSGGPSVFQKPVKFQVDIAFSEGEREREREKERDREREGRRETGIYSVTFTLLSGPSRRFKRVVETIQAQLLSTHDQPSVQALADEKNGLSSRPPSTPTRQNSRRSEGGCDRGERAERGEGSSIGGSGSVLQRKGSGKDKTRLLSSNGTQSQP, encoded by the exons ATGTCCAGTAAGGAGTTGTCGGGGAGTCAGGCAGCTCAGTATGTCGGGCCCTATCGACTGGAAAAGACGCTGGGAAAGGGCCAAACAG GTCTGGTGAAGTTAGGAGTTCATTGTATTACAGCACAGAAGGTGGCCATAAAGATAGTTAACAGAGAAAAGCTGTCAGAGTCTGTTCTTATGAAA gtggagagagagatagctATTCTTAAACTAATAGAACACCCTCATGTCCTTAAACTGTATGATGTGTACGAGAATAACAAATATCT GTATTTAGTACTGGAGCATGTGTCTGGTGGGGAGCTATTTGACTACCTGGTAAAGAAAGGCAGATTGACCCCTAAAGAGGCTCGGAAATTCTTCAGACAAATCATATCTGCTCTGGACTTCTGTCACAGTCACTCTATATG CCACAGAGATCTTAAACCTGAAAACCTCCTGCTGGATGAGAAGAATAACATCAGAATTGCTGACTTTGGTATGGCTTCCCTACAGGTTGGGGACAGTCTTCTGGAGACCAGTTGTGG ATCACCTCATTATGCATGTCCTGAGGTCATCAGG GGTGAGAAATATGATGGACGCAGGGCAGATGTGTGGAGCTGTGGAGTAATCCTCTTCGCTCTTCTGGTG GGAGCCCTACCCTTCGACCACGATAACCTGCGGCAACTGCTGGAGAAGGTGAAGAGTGGAGTGTTTCACATGCCTCACTTCATTCCTCCAGACTGTCAGGCTCTCCTCCGTGGCATGATTGAGGTCAACCCTGAGAAACGCCTGACG ttGGAAGAAATACAAAAGCACGCCTGGTATCA AGGGGGCAGGAATGAGCCGTGTCCAGAGCAGCCTCCCCCGAGACGCGTGTGCGTAAAGAGGATTCTGTCTCTTACCGATCTGGACCCTGATGTTCTGGAGAGTATGCATTCCCTGGGCTGCTTCAGAGACCGTGTTAAACTCACCAGAGACCTGCAGTGTGAAGA aGAAAACCAGGAGAAGTTGATCTACTATCTTCTGTTGGACAGGAAGGAGCGTTACCCCAGCTACGAAGATGAACATCTTCCACCCAGAAACGATGTTG ATCCTCCTCGTAAGCGAGTAGACTCGCCCATGTTGACCCGTCACGGGCGCTGTCGGCCGGAGAGAAAAAGTCTAGAGGTACTGAGTGTAACAGAGCAGGGCTCTCCGACACCTCCACGCAGAGCACTGGATACCTCTGCACATAGCCAGAG ATCCCGATCGGTTAGCGGAGCTTCAACCGGCCTCTCGTCTAGTCCCCTCAGCAGCCCTAGA AGCCCAGTTTTCACCTTCAGCCAAACTGAAGTCACCTCTGCTTCCGCCACCCAGTCCAAAGACCCCAAAGCAGGAAGTTCCACCACGCCCCGGGTGTCCCAACGCGTGCCTGACCAAAAGACCCAGACCCTACCATCCAAAGCCCCCTCCGAGCGCCCCCACCTGCAGTCTATGAAGTCCCTCCCCCTGCAAACTCCTCCGTCTCCCTCCCCTTCCCCCTCTCCGCTCCTGTCCCCCATCCCTCGCTTCTTCTTCCCCACTCCTTCTGTCCTGAAGTCTGTCACTAAGACCATCTATCCTAACTCTGCCCATGTGTCGCAGGTTACCCCACAGGGCTCCCCACTCCCCACCCCTCTGGGGACCCCTGTGCACCATCCCCAGCACCCCCCTCCCACCccgccctcttcctcctcctcttcttcctcctcacGAGCTGAAGGGGGTGGTGGTGTGGGTGGTGGTTCCCTCTCCCTAACTCCACCCTCCAGCCCTGGGGGGAGCGGTGGAATGGCTTCCAGTAGCTCCGCCCACTGGAGGACACGCCTCAATTCTTTCAAAAACAACCTTCTGGGTTCACCGCGCTTCCACCGCCGAAGGCTACAGG TTCCTACATCAGAGGACATGTCCAGTTTAACACCAGAGTCCAGTCCTGA GCTGGCCAAGAAATCCTGGTTTGGAAACTTCATCAGTCTGGAGAGGGAAGAGCAGATCTTTGTTGTGATTAGAGACAAACCGTTGAGCTCTATCAAGGCTGATATTGTCCACGCCTTTTTATCA ATTCCCTCCCTGAGTCACAGTGTCATCTCTCAGACAAGTTTCCGTGCAGAATATAAGTCCTCCGGAGGTCCGTCCGTCTTCCAGAAGCCTGTCAAATTTCAGGTCGACATCGCCTTctctgagggagagagagagcgagagagagagaaagagagagacagagagagagaaggaaggagggagactggcatctaCAGTGTCACCTTCACCCTCTTATCAG GCCCAAGTCGCAGGTTTAAGAGGGTGGTAGAGACCATTCAAGCTCAGCTTCTCAGTACCCACGACCAGCCCTCTGTGCAAGCGCTAGCAG ATGAGAAGAATGGGCTTTCGTCTCGCCCACCCAGCACACCAACCCGTCAAAACTCTCGTCGTTCGGAGGGCGGGTGCGATCGCGGTGAGCGAGCGGAACGAGGAGAAGGGAGCAGTATTGGGGGTAGCGGAAGCGTTCTACAAAGAAAAGGGTCTGGCAAGGATAAAACTCGTCTCCTTTCCTCAAATGGAACGCAGTCTCAGCCCTAA
- the prl gene encoding prolactin produces MELQGSKLYFAVIVLMCVFVSINAVGLNDLLERASQLSDKLHSLSTSLTNDLDSHLPPIGRMMMPRPSMCHTSSLQIPNDKDQALRIPEDELLSLARSLLLAWSDPLALLSSEASSLEHPERNTINTKTQELQDSIRSLGTGLEHLVHKMGSSSDDLSNLPFNTNSLGQDKTSQLVNFHFLLSCFRRDSHKIDSFLKVLRCRAAKRPEMC; encoded by the exons ATGGAACTTCAAGGGTCAAAACTGTACTTTGCAG TGATTGTTTTGATGTGTGTCTTCGTCTCCATCAATGCTGTTGGTTTAAATGATTTACTGGAAAGAGCCTCTCAGCTTTCAGACAAGCTTCACTCCCTCAGCACTTCTCTCACCAATGACCTG GATTCTCACTTACCTCCTATTGGAAGGATGATGATGCCGCGTCCGTCCATGTGTCACACATCCTCCCTCCAAATTCCCAACGATAAAGATCAAGCCCTAAGAATTCCG GAGGACGAGTTGTTGTCTTTGGCTCGCTCTCTACTGCTGGCGTGGTCCGATCCCCTCGCTCTTCTCTCTTCTGAGGCATCCAGCCTGGAACACCCAGAACGCAACACTATTAACACCAAGACCCAAGAGCTGCAGGATAGCATCAGAAGTCTGGGAACAGGTTTGGAGCATCTCGTTCATAAG ATGGGCTCATCTTCAGATGACCTGTCCAATCTACCTTTTAACACAAACAGTCTCGGTCAGGATAAGACCTCTCAGCTTGTGAACTTCCATTTCTTGCTGTCCTGCTTCCGCAGGGACTCGCACAAAATTGACAGTTTCCTTAAAGTTCTTCGCTGCCGGGCAGCTAAGAGACCTGAGATGTGCTAA
- the prmt1 gene encoding protein arginine N-methyltransferase 1: MAETTDRMEVSQGESAVKPAAEDMTSKDYYFDSYAHFGIHEEMLKDEVRTLTYRNSMFHNKHLFKDKVVLDVGSGTGILCMFAAKAGAKKVIGIECSSISDYAVKIVKANKLDHIVTIIKGKVEEVELPEEKVDIIISEWMGYCLFYESMLNTVIYARDKWLKPDGLIFPDRATLYVTAIEDRQYKDYKIHWWENVYGFDMSCIKEVAIKEPLVDVVDPKQLVSTACLIKEVDIYTVKIDDLSFTSPFCLQVKRNDYIHALVTYFNIEFTRCHKRTGFSTSPESPYTHWKQTVFYLDDYLTVKTGEEIFGTISMKPNVKNNRDLDFNVDIDFKGQLCEVSKTSEYRMR; this comes from the exons ATGGCGGAGACCACGGACAGAATGGAG GTGTCCCAGGGAGAAAGCGCAGTGAAACCTGCAGCAGAAGACATGACATCCAAAGACTACTACTTTGATTCCTATGCACACTTCGGAATTCATGAG GAAATGCTGAAGGATGAAGTTCGTACTCTGACATATAGAAACTCCATGTTCCATAACAAGCATCTCTTTAAGGATAAGGTGGTACTGGATGTGGGAAGTGGAACTGGGATCCTTTGCATGTTTGCAGCCAAAGCTGGAGCAAAGAAAGTTATTGGG ATTGAGTGCAGCAGTATATCAGACTATGCCGTGAAGATCGTGAAGGCCAACAAGTTGGATCACA TTGTTACAATCATTAAAGGAAAGGTGGAGGAGGTTGAGCTTCCGGAGGAGAAAGTAGACATTATCATCTCTGAGTGGATGGGCTATTGTCTGTTCTATGAGTCCATGCTTAACACCGTCATTTATGCAAGGGACAAATGGCTG AAACCCGATGGTCTGATTTTCCCTGACAGAGCCACGCTCTATGTCACTGCTATCGAGGACCGACAATACAAGGACTACAAAATTCACT gGTGGGAGAATGTTTATGGCTTTGATATGTCCTGTATAAAGGAAGTGGCCATTAAGGAGCCACTAGTGGATGTTGTTGACCCCAAACAACTTGTTAGTACTGCCTGCCTCATCAAG GAGGTGGACATCTACACCGTGAAGATAGACGACCTGTCCTTTACGTCCCCCTTTTGCCTCCAGGTGAAAAGGAATGACTACATTCATGCTCTGGTAACTTACTTCAACATTGAGTTCACTCGCTGCCACAAGAGGACTGGCTTCTCCACTA GCCCAGAGTCTCCTTACACTCACTGGAAGCAGACTGTGTTCTACCTTGATGACTATCTGACGGTGAAAACCGGAGAGGAGATCTTTGGTACCATCAGCATGAAACCCAATGTCAAGAATAAT aggGACCTTGACTTTAATGTCGACATTGACTTCAAGGGTCAACTCTGTGAGGTGTCCAAGACATCAGAATACCGAATGCGTTAG